A segment of the Lentimicrobiaceae bacterium genome:
AGTGGTGTTTTCCGTTTGATTGATAGCCCGGCCAACAGAGTTGTAAAAATCAAAAACAGTTTTAAATCCCTGCATTTCAACGCCGTATTTTATTTCATCTTTTCCGAGGAAATAAGTAAATCCGAGGCCGAGGTTAAAGCCATTGATTGTGCTTGACCGTGAAGGCAGTGCGCCTTCTTCCATTGAAATATCATAGGATGAATAAGCAAAATTACCTTCCATCAGTACAGGATTGTTGCCCGGAATAACCAGGAAGTTAGCACCGGCACCTGACGATTTCCATTTGTAACTTGCCAGATTGGTATAGTCAACTTTGTCGTTGAAATTAAACCCGTAAAGATTCACTTTTGAACCATTGGCTCCATTGATTGAAACCTTGCCATAAACATCAGTGTAATTAAACGGAAGTCCGGCGGTGTCAATATAATCATACAGGAATTTTGAACTCTCTTTGAGGTATGAGTTTTTGGCAGAAATGATAAATGACGAGCTGCCTCCTCCTGATTCTGATTGTTTTTTTATTGGGCCTTCAATCATCAGCTTGGCACCGAAAGTACTTGCTCCGACTTTACCTGCCATCCTTTTTTTGTTGCCATCGCGCGTAGTCAAATCCATTACTGATGAAATTCTTCCGCCATGCTGTGCATTAAAACCTCCGGTATAGATATCGGCATTTCTAAGAATGTCAGTGTCAAAAACGGAGAAGAGTCCGATGGAATGGAAAGGGTTATAAACAATCATACCATCCAGTACCACTTTATTCTGAATAGGAGAACCACCTCTGATGTAGAGTTGTCCGCCCTGGTCGCCGGTAAAAATAACTCCCGGCAGAACCTGAAGGTACTGAGCCAAATCAGGTTGTCCGCCAATGGTGGGTATCCTGCTGATTTGCTTGGGTGTTAATTTTACAACTGATGTTCTGGTGTCGCTTCTGGCTTCTTCACGCTCAGCTGTAATTTGCACTGCATCAAGATTGTAGGCGCCTTTGTTGATAAAAAGTTTTTTAGTCAGTACCGTGTTGCCTTGTATGGTCACCTGCTCACGAAGCGTATCATAGCCCAGGTAGGTAACCATTAAAGTGTACTTGCCATCAGGTATCCTTGAAATGGCAAAATAACCATTTACATCTGTTGCCGCTCCATAAGAAGTTCTATAAAGGTAAACATTGGTGAAAATAATCGGTTCACCTGTTTCTTTTTCGTAAACAAATCCACGGATTGTGCCGTTTTGCGCTGAAATGTTCAACGAAAAAGCAATCAGCAATGAAAGTGCGGCAAAAGCCGGTTTGATTATTCTGTTCATATCAGCAACTAAGAGTTTGATTGAGATGGTCAACTGTCTTTAGGCGTGTTTCAGCATAAATCTGAATTTTATTCCTGAAACAAAACTAATTTTGAATGGCAAATTTAATTATTTTTCCCGACCACAGTAAGAATCTTCTTTTTCTTTGATTTGAGAATCATGGCAAAAACCTTGGGCTGTCTGATTTGTCAGGAATCATGCAGTGCTTTTGTTGACCAGATATAAGATATCTGTTGCGGGCTATTGTTCTGTATATGAAGTTTCTGATTGCTCCCGGGATGAGATATCCCACCCAAAACAGTTTCCAGAATCCGCCCAGTGCCAGGGCTATTTCCAATATGGCTTCAGACTCCATGTATGATTGTTGATTCCTGATAAAGTAAACACTGTTGAGGTTCGGTTTTTTACCGTTTAATGAATTTGAAACCAAATAGGGCTCTAAGGATGCTAACGTGCCGAAATATAGCCTTTTGCGTTTGTCAACCCGGATTAATAACTGAACAATGCGGTTGCAAAAAATACAATGGCCATCAAAAATTACCAGTCCGCAGTTTATAGGTATTTTTTTCAGGAATATAGGTTCAGAATGGGTTTCGGACTGCATATTTTTATTAGATTTGAACTTGTGTTCGCAACGCTTTCATTTTTATTCTGAAAGTACTGTAAATACAAACAAATTTTAAAGCCGATTGTTAGTAAGCCATTGGTTTGAATGTTCGGATTCTTTTATATATTTGTTCTTCGGCCAATATGTACAAAATTACATAACTAAAAACATAAATACGTATAATGAGCGAACAAGTGATTTCAATTTCTGAAGGAAAATTAATCGTCCCAGACGAACCGGTTGTACCATTTATTGAAGGCGATGGGACAGGTCCTGACATTTGGGCTGCATCGCAGCGCGTGCTGGATGCTGCTGTGGCCAAGGCATATAATGGCAAGCGTAAACTTATTTGGAAAGAAGTATTGGCTGGCGAAAAGGCTTTTAACCTGACAGGCAACTGGCTTCCTGAAGAAACCCTTGAAGCCTTTAAAAAATACAAGGTTGGAATTAAAGGGCCTTTAACCACACCTGTAGGCGGAGGCATCAGGTCGTTGAATGTAGCTTTACGCCAGCAGCTTGATTTATACGTGTGTTTGAGGCCGGTTCGATGGTTTAGCGGGGTTCCGAGTCCTGTAAAAGAGCCGGGAAAGGTTGATATGCATATTTTCCGCGAAAATACAGAGGATATATATGCAGGTATCGAATACATGAATGGTACGCCAGAAGCTGATAAGGTGAAGAAATT
Coding sequences within it:
- a CDS encoding TonB-dependent receptor, coding for MNRIIKPAFAALSLLIAFSLNISAQNGTIRGFVYEKETGEPIIFTNVYLYRTSYGAATDVNGYFAISRIPDGKYTLMVTYLGYDTLREQVTIQGNTVLTKKLFINKGAYNLDAVQITAEREEARSDTRTSVVKLTPKQISRIPTIGGQPDLAQYLQVLPGVIFTGDQGGQLYIRGGSPIQNKVVLDGMIVYNPFHSIGLFSVFDTDILRNADIYTGGFNAQHGGRISSVMDLTTRDGNKKRMAGKVGASTFGAKLMIEGPIKKQSESGGGSSSFIISAKNSYLKESSKFLYDYIDTAGLPFNYTDVYGKVSINGANGSKVNLYGFNFNDKVDYTNLASYKWKSSGAGANFLVIPGNNPVLMEGNFAYSSYDISMEEGALPSRSSTINGFNLGLGFTYFLGKDEIKYGVEMQGFKTVFDFYNSVGRAINQTENTTELAGFVKYKMTRGKLLFEPGFRLQYYASLSNLSAEPRLAMKYNLTDHIRLKMAGGFYSQNLISANSDRDVVNLFYGFLSGPDNLQEEFDGKSVTHKLQKAQHIIAGIELDPLPGVTANIEVYYKNFSQLTNINRNKIFEDNGDYFEVPDYLKKDFIIENGNANGFDVSIKYDKRKIYFWAVYSLAYVNRYDGQIDYVPHYDRRHNVNLVSSYRFGEELMWEFNARWNLGSGFPFTQSQGFYEKLTFPNGAANDYIVANGELGVLYGEYNSARLPFYHRLDLSLMRRFKIGDNGMLELNLSVTNIYDRDNIFYVNRITGEKVYQLPVMPSFGMSLSF
- a CDS encoding DUF393 domain-containing protein: MQSETHSEPIFLKKIPINCGLVIFDGHCIFCNRIVQLLIRVDKRKRLYFGTLASLEPYLVSNSLNGKKPNLNSVYFIRNQQSYMESEAILEIALALGGFWKLFWVGYLIPGAIRNFIYRTIARNRYLISGQQKHCMIPDKSDSPRFLP